One window from the genome of Faecalibacterium sp. HTF-F encodes:
- a CDS encoding aminopeptidase P family protein, translated as MSMNTVPERLAALRAAMAANGVAVYLIPVGDPHASEYLPAHYTSLTWFSGFHGENSNLVVTRTGSALWADGRYFVQAEKELAGTEIELQRMGEPGVPTVEEYCADALNEGETLGLCGLTASTALVNGLKKALEKKGASIRTLRLEDELWTEGRPALPDTPAWILPEEYAGFSPAQKLEQLRGRLRELGCTAQFVGKLDNLAWLLNLRAMDIECTPYAVAYCYVTPDRAVLFINTARVAPEARAELEANGVTLAEYDDVLSCLAAETEPQTVLAETATVNYAVYQVLEQNAALTVKDGTDPLLLMKGVKNETELAHTKQAHIRDAVAMVRFQMELESRLAAGETLTELTVDEILHKYRSADDKFLVESFGTIAAYGGNAAMMHYHATPEDHAVLEKKGFLLVDSGATYMDGTTDITRTYPLGELTEDEKRFYTWTLQSHIDLARAVWLDYCECKMIDTIAREPLWRHLINYRCGTGHSVSFVGNVHEGPHALNSRNTTRMRPGMVVTDEPGVYETDLVGIRIENELVCIHKADNQYGTFLGFEPLTFVPIATSPILPGVLDKDELAWLNDYHRQVFAKLAPHLNAEERVWLAEKCASIGC; from the coding sequence ATGAGCATGAATACCGTACCCGAGCGCCTTGCCGCGCTGCGTGCCGCCATGGCCGCAAACGGCGTGGCTGTTTATCTGATCCCGGTGGGGGACCCCCATGCCAGTGAGTACCTGCCCGCCCACTACACCAGCCTGACCTGGTTCTCCGGGTTCCACGGCGAGAACTCCAACCTTGTCGTCACCCGCACCGGGAGCGCTCTGTGGGCCGATGGCCGGTACTTCGTGCAGGCGGAAAAAGAGCTTGCCGGTACCGAGATCGAGTTGCAGCGCATGGGTGAACCGGGTGTGCCCACCGTGGAGGAATACTGTGCCGATGCCCTGAACGAAGGGGAAACACTGGGTCTGTGCGGCCTGACCGCCAGCACGGCCCTCGTGAACGGCCTGAAAAAGGCACTGGAGAAAAAAGGCGCTTCCATCCGGACGCTGCGCCTTGAGGACGAGCTATGGACCGAGGGCCGCCCTGCCCTGCCGGACACCCCGGCGTGGATCCTGCCGGAGGAGTATGCGGGCTTCTCCCCTGCCCAAAAGCTGGAACAGCTGCGCGGCAGGCTCCGGGAACTGGGCTGCACCGCGCAGTTCGTGGGCAAGCTGGACAATCTGGCATGGCTGCTGAATCTGCGCGCCATGGACATCGAGTGCACCCCCTACGCCGTGGCCTACTGCTACGTGACCCCGGACCGGGCGGTGCTGTTCATCAACACAGCCCGCGTGGCCCCGGAAGCCCGGGCAGAGCTGGAAGCAAACGGCGTCACGCTGGCGGAGTATGATGATGTGCTGTCCTGCCTTGCGGCCGAGACCGAGCCGCAGACCGTGCTGGCCGAGACGGCCACCGTCAACTACGCCGTGTATCAGGTGCTGGAACAGAATGCCGCCCTCACCGTGAAGGACGGCACCGACCCGCTGCTGCTGATGAAGGGTGTGAAGAACGAAACGGAGCTTGCCCACACAAAGCAGGCCCATATCCGGGACGCTGTGGCCATGGTGCGGTTCCAGATGGAGCTGGAAAGCCGCCTTGCCGCCGGTGAGACCCTGACCGAGCTGACCGTGGACGAGATCCTGCACAAGTACCGCAGTGCGGACGATAAATTCCTTGTGGAGAGCTTTGGCACCATTGCGGCCTACGGCGGCAACGCTGCCATGATGCACTACCACGCCACCCCGGAAGATCACGCTGTGCTGGAAAAGAAGGGCTTTCTGCTGGTGGACAGCGGTGCCACCTACATGGACGGCACCACCGACATCACCCGCACCTATCCGCTGGGTGAGCTGACCGAGGACGAAAAGCGCTTCTACACATGGACCCTGCAGAGCCATATCGACCTTGCCAGGGCTGTCTGGCTGGATTACTGCGAGTGTAAGATGATCGATACCATCGCCCGGGAGCCCCTGTGGCGCCACCTCATCAACTACCGCTGCGGCACCGGCCACAGCGTCAGCTTTGTGGGCAATGTGCACGAGGGGCCTCATGCCCTGAACAGCCGCAACACCACCCGGATGCGCCCCGGCATGGTGGTCACCGATGAGCCCGGCGTCTACGAGACCGACCTTGTGGGCATCCGCATTGAGAACGAGCTGGTGTGCATCCACAAGGCAGATAACCAGTACGGCACTTTTCTGGGCTTTGAGCCGCTGACCTTTGTGCCCATTGCCACCTCGCCCATCCTGCCCGGTGTGCTGGACAAAGACGAGCTTGCATGGCTGAACGATTACCACCGTCAGGTGTTTGCAAAGCTGGCCCCGCACCTGAACGCGGAAGAGCGGGTCTGGCTGGCCGAAAAGTGCGCCTCCATCGGCTGCTGA
- a CDS encoding glycosyltransferase family 2 protein: protein MEFPLVSIIVPMYNAAGCIARCVKSICAQSYKSIEIILLNDGSKDGTLSACRALAAQDHRIALVDKPNSGAADTRNQGLALAHGRYVQFVDSDDWLAPDFTEKLVTAAETHAADLVIAPFWMVYPKDYVEHTRPWEKALGTVLRRNPPCTRAYGYLPAGVYTGQEYARQLIEKPNTFYYGVLWNKLYRRDLLAGHSIRFRQELFAEDQLFNTEYLRYVRTAVSIPDIGYYYLQCSQSVSHSRVTTADILRLRRRVMGLYKSIYTELGIYPETRAAILRSAFGENEFTLPPLDTPQAHSCRL from the coding sequence ATGGAATTTCCCCTTGTCAGTATCATCGTGCCCATGTACAACGCCGCAGGCTGCATTGCCCGCTGTGTAAAAAGCATCTGTGCCCAGAGCTATAAAAGCATCGAGATCATCCTGCTGAACGACGGCTCCAAGGACGGCACCCTCTCGGCCTGCCGTGCTCTTGCCGCTCAGGACCACCGCATCGCGCTGGTGGACAAGCCCAATTCCGGCGCGGCGGACACCCGCAATCAGGGGCTTGCGCTGGCCCATGGCCGCTACGTCCAGTTCGTGGACAGCGATGACTGGCTGGCCCCGGACTTTACCGAAAAGCTCGTCACCGCCGCCGAGACCCACGCCGCCGATCTTGTGATCGCGCCCTTCTGGATGGTGTATCCAAAGGACTACGTGGAGCACACCCGCCCGTGGGAAAAGGCGCTGGGCACCGTACTCCGGCGCAACCCGCCCTGCACCCGGGCCTACGGCTATCTGCCCGCCGGGGTGTACACCGGGCAGGAGTACGCCCGGCAGCTGATCGAAAAGCCCAATACCTTTTACTACGGTGTGCTGTGGAACAAGCTCTACCGCCGGGATCTCCTTGCCGGGCACAGCATCCGCTTCCGGCAGGAGCTGTTTGCAGAAGATCAGCTGTTCAACACCGAATACCTGCGCTATGTGCGCACTGCCGTTTCCATCCCGGACATCGGCTACTATTACCTGCAGTGCAGCCAGAGCGTTTCCCACTCCAGAGTGACCACCGCCGATATCCTTCGGCTGCGGCGGCGGGTGATGGGCCTGTACAAGAGCATCTATACCGAACTGGGCATCTACCCGGAGACCCGGGCCGCCATTCTGCGCTCCGCTTTTGGCGAAAACGAGTTCACCCTGCCGCCGCTGGACACCCCGCAGGCCCATTCCTGCAGGCTGTAA
- a CDS encoding glycosyltransferase family 2 protein has protein sequence MKPRCTEKTEMETIAMPEPLVSIIVPAYNAAGCIARCVESIVSQSYQELEILLLNDGSRDDTLAICRKLAEADPRIRVIDKPNTGAADTRSCGLALARGEYIQFADSDDYLLPGCTANLVAAARRSRADLVLAPYRMMVPRRDGGYDTREYSLLPAGEYSKVDYLWQLTGHAAAFYYGVLWNKLYRRDLIRMAQIRFENVVFAEDQLFNTRYLQAAQRFAAIDEAVYCYIQNPQSVCHTQVRVADMLRHRDRMYRAYRQMCIQLGVYDRFRLRLRGIYLSLFESPLPNGPVQRLSDAAARTHSRI, from the coding sequence ATGAAACCTCGCTGCACCGAAAAAACAGAAATGGAGACCATTGCCATGCCGGAACCCCTTGTCAGCATCATTGTGCCCGCCTATAACGCCGCAGGCTGCATTGCCCGCTGTGTGGAGAGCATCGTCTCCCAGAGCTATCAGGAGCTTGAGATCCTTCTGCTGAACGACGGCTCCAGGGATGACACCCTTGCCATCTGCCGGAAGCTGGCCGAAGCCGACCCCCGCATCCGGGTGATCGATAAACCGAACACCGGCGCAGCAGACACCCGCAGCTGCGGCCTTGCGCTGGCCAGAGGCGAGTACATCCAGTTCGCGGACAGTGACGACTATCTGCTGCCGGGCTGCACGGCAAACCTTGTGGCAGCTGCCCGGCGCAGCCGTGCCGACCTTGTGCTGGCCCCCTACCGGATGATGGTGCCCCGCAGAGACGGCGGCTATGACACCCGGGAATACAGCCTGCTGCCCGCAGGGGAGTACAGCAAGGTGGATTATCTGTGGCAGCTCACCGGCCATGCCGCCGCCTTTTACTACGGCGTGCTGTGGAACAAGCTCTACCGCCGCGACCTGATCCGGATGGCGCAGATCCGGTTTGAAAATGTCGTTTTCGCCGAGGATCAGCTGTTCAACACCCGGTATCTGCAGGCGGCGCAGCGGTTCGCCGCCATCGACGAGGCCGTTTACTGCTACATCCAGAACCCGCAGAGCGTCTGTCACACGCAGGTGAGGGTGGCAGACATGCTGCGCCACCGTGACCGGATGTACCGCGCCTACCGGCAGATGTGCATTCAGCTGGGCGTGTACGACCGGTTCCGCCTGCGGCTGCGGGGCATCTACCTGAGCCTGTTTGAAAGCCCCCTGCCCAACGGCCCGGTGCAGCGGCTCTCCGACGCCGCTGCACGCACCCACAGCCGCATCTGA
- a CDS encoding LytR/AlgR family response regulator transcription factor: protein MVFHIAVCSTDAALRSGLERQCMEYFARRQDACIVQQLPDADALLRRDAEGERFDLYLIELAAVAAPAGLSAAAELRRRGRRSPLAFAARTAAHAYSAFRVDAMQYLLLPVHQQELSALLARATEPEYGPALTVATAEGLRLLPYAQLEYLECTHHVVRFHLLSGEDVMSLSLRVSFAEVARPLLADGRFLQPHRSYVVNLAAARLLTAGELQMSSGARIPIPRGREGMVREAVRSWTDR from the coding sequence ATGGTCTTTCACATTGCGGTATGCAGCACGGATGCGGCCCTGCGCAGCGGGCTGGAACGTCAGTGCATGGAATATTTTGCCCGGCGGCAGGATGCGTGCATCGTGCAGCAGCTGCCGGACGCAGATGCGCTTCTGCGCCGTGACGCCGAGGGCGAGCGGTTCGACCTGTATCTCATAGAGCTGGCAGCGGTGGCGGCTCCGGCCGGGCTTTCGGCGGCTGCGGAGCTGCGCCGCCGGGGCCGCAGGTCTCCGCTGGCCTTTGCGGCCCGCACGGCGGCCCACGCCTACAGTGCCTTCCGGGTGGACGCCATGCAGTATCTGCTGCTGCCGGTGCATCAGCAGGAGCTTTCGGCCCTGCTGGCCCGCGCCACCGAGCCGGAGTATGGCCCGGCCCTCACCGTGGCCACGGCCGAGGGCCTGCGGCTGCTGCCCTATGCCCAGCTCGAGTATCTGGAGTGTACCCACCATGTGGTGCGTTTCCACCTGCTCAGCGGGGAGGATGTGATGTCCCTTTCGCTGCGGGTATCCTTTGCCGAGGTGGCAAGGCCGCTTTTGGCGGACGGCCGCTTTTTGCAGCCGCACCGCTCCTATGTGGTCAATCTGGCGGCGGCCCGGCTGCTGACGGCGGGCGAGCTGCAGATGAGCAGCGGTGCGCGCATCCCCATCCCCCGCGGGCGGGAGGGCATGGTGCGCGAGGCCGTCCGCAGCTGGACCGACCGGTAA
- a CDS encoding glycosyltransferase, which yields MNNPLVSIIVPVYNVQNSVARCLESICAQTWKNIEIILVNDGSRDESFSVCEQFREKDPRIVLVDKSNSGVSDTRNCGMTLASGKYVQFVDSDDYIEPDFTERLVTAAETNNADLVIAPYWMVIPANSCKAGQALENLQENLGIEEKRPDDVREYGFLPEGIYDRDTFALRLMEKPASFFYSVLWNKLYRRDILVDNHLQFTSEVRWAEDLVFNLEYILYANVFVSIPKAGYHYVQNPQSICHTQINLASIVQNKLQVFRYYKDLYTKLGLYDKVQPQLYKFLTAFSENAYPAGSPQKIIMDMANHWGFGVLDASDKEKKRHAKSEA from the coding sequence ATGAACAACCCACTCGTCAGCATTATCGTGCCAGTGTACAATGTGCAGAATAGTGTTGCCCGCTGCCTGGAGAGCATCTGTGCGCAGACGTGGAAGAATATCGAGATCATTTTGGTCAACGACGGTTCCAGAGATGAAAGCTTTTCGGTCTGTGAGCAGTTCCGCGAAAAAGACCCGCGTATCGTTTTGGTGGACAAGTCCAATTCCGGCGTGTCGGACACCCGCAACTGCGGCATGACCCTTGCATCCGGCAAGTACGTACAGTTTGTGGACAGCGACGATTATATCGAGCCTGATTTTACCGAGCGGCTGGTAACGGCCGCCGAGACCAACAATGCCGATCTGGTGATCGCCCCCTATTGGATGGTGATCCCGGCAAACTCCTGCAAGGCCGGTCAGGCTCTGGAAAACCTGCAGGAGAACCTTGGCATCGAGGAAAAGCGTCCCGATGATGTGCGCGAATACGGCTTTCTGCCCGAGGGCATCTATGACCGCGACACCTTTGCCCTGCGCCTGATGGAAAAGCCCGCATCCTTCTTCTACAGCGTCCTGTGGAACAAGCTCTACCGCCGCGACATCCTTGTGGACAACCATCTGCAGTTCACCAGCGAGGTGCGCTGGGCCGAGGATCTGGTATTCAATCTGGAATATATCCTGTACGCCAACGTATTCGTTTCCATCCCCAAGGCAGGCTACCACTATGTGCAGAACCCCCAGAGCATCTGCCACACCCAGATCAATCTGGCTTCCATCGTGCAGAACAAGCTGCAGGTGTTCCGCTACTACAAAGATCTTTACACAAAGCTGGGCCTGTACGACAAGGTGCAGCCGCAGCTGTACAAATTCCTGACCGCATTCTCGGAGAATGCCTATCCCGCCGGTTCGCCCCAGAAGATCATCATGGACATGGCCAACCACTGGGGCTTTGGTGTTCTGGATGCTTCCGACAAGGAAAAGAAACGCCACGCCAAATCAGAGGCCTGA